GCCGCGCAACTCCTCGGGGACGATGTGGAGTTCGCCGCCGGTGGTCAGGGGCAGCAGCAGTTCGTGGATCGAGGCGTCGAAGCCGGTGCTGGACCAGGCGGAGCCGACCTCGCCGGGGGCGGTGCCCATGCGGGCGTGCCAGGTGGCGAAGAGGTTCAGGACGCTGCGGTGCTCCACCGCGACGCCCTTGGGCCGTCCCGTGGATCCGGAGGTGAAGATCACGTAGGCGAGCCGGTCCGGCGCGGGATCGATGCCTGCGGGCGGTTCGTGGCGGGTTGCCCCCTCGGCTTCCACGGCGCTCAAGTCGAGCCATTCCGGGGCGCGTTCGCTGTCGTGGTCGCTCAGGACGAGGGGGCAGGCCGCGTCCTCGACCATGTTCGCGAGGCGTTCGGCGGGCTGGCCCGGGTCGAGCGGGAGGTAGGCGGCGCCCGCCTTGAGGATGCCCAGGATGCCGACGGCCAGGTCGCGGGACCGCTTCGCGTGGAGGCCGACGACGTCGCCGGGTCGGACGGAACGGGCGACGAGGGCGTGCGCGAGGTGGTTGGCGCGGCGGTCGAGGGCCGCGTAGTCCAGCGAGCTGTCGCGGTCGACGACGGCGGTGCGGGCCGGGTGCTCGCGGACCTGGGTCTCGAAGAGCTCGACGAGTCCGGACGCCGCGTGCGGAGCGGGCCCGAAGGTCTCCGACCGCGTGGCGTCGCCGTCGAGCAGCTCGCGCAGGCGTTCCTGAGGGGCCATCAACTCCAGGGAGCGGACGTCCCGTTCGGGGTGGCGGACCATGTCGGTGAGCAGGTTCCGCAGATGGCCGGCCCAGCGCTCGGCGGTGGTGTGGTCGAGGAGGGCTGTCGCGTAGTCCAGGTACCCGGTGATACGGCCGTCGGACTCGGTCGCCGAGACAGCCAGGTCGAACTTGGCCGGGGCGTGGGCGATCGGCAGCGGCTGGGCGTCCACTCCGGGCAGGTGCAGCAGGTCCCGCCGTTCGGGCACCCAGGCCAGCATGGTCTGGAACAGCGGGGTGCGGGAGGCGCTGCGCGGCGGGTTGACCAGCTCGACGATGCGCTCGAACGGCAGGTTCTGGTGGGCGAGTGCCTCGCGTACGACGGCGCGGGTGCGGGCGAGGGCCTCGGACACGGTTGGGGAACCGGACAGATCGATGCGCAACGGGAGGGAGTTGACGAGGAAGCCGATGAGACCGGCCGCGCCCGGGCCGCGCCGGTTGGCGAAGGGGCTTCCGACAACGATGTCCTCCTGCCCGGAGAGGCGCGACAGGAGAATCGCCCAGCCGGCCAGCACGGCCACGAAGGGGGTGGCACCGTGCTGTCTCGCGAGGCCGCGGAGCCCGGCGGTGACCTCGGCGTCGAGGCTGAACTCGGCCCGGCCGCCCCCGTATTGCTGTTCCGTCGGCCGTGGCCGGTCGGTGGGCAGGTCCAGGACGGGCGGCGCGTCGTGCAGCGCGCGGCGCCAGTAGTCCTCCTGGGCGGCGAGCCCACCGTCGAGGACGGCTTGTTCCCGGGTCTGCGTGTGGTCGGCGAACTGCACCGTGAGCGGAGGCAGCGGGTTCGGGGCGCCGGCCGCGAACGCCTCGTAGAGCTTGCCGAGTTCGTCCATCATGACGTTCATCGAGACGCCGTCGTAGATGCTGTGATGGAACGTCAGCAGGAGTACGTGGCGGTCCGGTCCCAGGGCGAGGAGGCGTCCGCGTCCGAGGGGGCCGGTGTCGAGGTCGAACGGCCTTTGTTCCTCGTCGAGTTGGCGGTCGGCGACGCACGCCTCGGGGTCATCGGCCCCGGTGAGGTCCTCGAAGGTCAGGGCGAATCCCCCGCCCGGTGGGTCGATGTGCTGGTGCACCTCCCCTTCGGTGGCCACCAGCCTTGTGCGCAGGGTCTCATGACGGTCGGTCAGCTCGTCGAAGGCTCGGGACAGCAGGTCGAGGTTGAGCGGGCCGGTCAGGGAGAAGGCGATCGTCTCGTTGTACGCGGCGTTCGCGCCCGGGAGTTGGGCCAGGAACCACAGCCGCCGCTGGGCGAAGGAGGCCGGTCGGACGCGGGGCGCCGACTCGGTGCCGCCGGTGGCTGTTCCGGTGGACGCGCGTGGAGTGGGGACAGGGTGGGGGGTGTTGTGCACCGGCGATACCTGGCCTTCCCAACGATATGGGGCGGGGGTGACATCGAGCGCGACAGGCCGGGATCACCGGACTGCCGACGGGCCGGAAAGGACGCGCTCGCCGTCGAGCGGGCGTCGTGGGAGCGGAGCGCGAGGCCGGTGGGACGAAGGGGTCGGTCCACGGGGCGCGGCGGCCGAAAGCGGCCCGGTGATTCGATAATTCGATTCCCGAAATCGTCGGCCAATTACCTGGTCACGCCGTTTTCCTGCTCACTCGGATTCCCTTCCGGAGCTCCGTGACACAGCCGTAATCATCGATCACAGGCTCAGGACATGTCAATACTCGACATTCCGCAACACCTCACAGAACACCCACAGCGAAAAAGAGTCCCATGAAACTCCCATATAGGAATAAAGGCTCCACAACGTCGCACGTTTTCCCCCGGAGTGCGGCGAAACGCCATTACGGGCAAAGAAGGCCTCATGTTCCGTCGGACGAACTCGTCCGCTCTTCGTCCTGCGGTACGGCGTATCCAGGCACGGAAGGCCAGCGCACGGTCAGTACCACGGACTCGTCCTCCGCGGTCCAGGAGTGGTCCACTCCCCGGCCCCAGACGACATAGTCGCCCTGTTCTTCCAACAGCACGCTTCGACCGGGGAACTCCATACGGAAGCGGCCTGAGATCAGGACCAGGACAGCTGCGCGCACTTCGCCCTTCACCCACTGCGCCCGCTGTTCGCCGCGCGGGTGGACACCCCATTTGACCTCGACGGCGTCGCTGTGGAGAGGACTTCCTTCCTCTTTGAAGTGCCCGAGCAGCCACCCCCGGTCCAGTACCGCGTCTTTGCCCGCATTACCCACGTACACACTGTCTTCCATGCGCCGGAACGCTAGCAGCGGACCATCGCCGCGGTGACAGGGTGCCCGGGCCGGCGGGCCGGGCCTGCCCCGCTCAGCGGATGGCGTCGAGCAGCAGGTCCGCGGCCACCGCCGCTCCATCGGTGCGGATCCTGCTGCCCAGAGCCTTGGCCCGGGCCCGTGTCTCCGGTGCCAGGGCCGTCTTGAACGCGACGTTCAAGGACTCGGTCGTCGGAGCCGGACTGTCGAGGGCCGCACCGAGATCCAGGGCTGCCACCTGACCCGCCCAGTAGGGGTTGTCCGCCAACTGCAGAGGCACCACCACCTGCGGCACACCCGCCCGGGCGGCCGTCAGCGTCGTGCCCGCACCGCCGTGGTGGACCACCGCGGCCACCCTCCCGAAAAGACTCTGATGGCTGACCTCGCCGATGGCGAGGCAGTCGTCCCGGTCATCGCCCAGGTCCAGGTCCGCCCAGCCGCGGGAGACGAGTACGCGGTGATCCTGTGCGCGGACCGCCTCGACGGCCCTGCGAGCGATGTCCGGCGACGGGCGCACGCTGCCGAAACCCACGTAGACCGGCGGAGCGCCCGCGTCCAGGAACGTCAACAGGTCGGCCGGCAGCGGGCGTTCGTCCGGCAGCGTCCACGCGCCCGTCTGGACCACGTCGAGGCCCGGAGTTTTCCGCCACGGTCCCAGGACCGGGTCCGCCGCCAGCCACGGCCGGTCGGTGAAGACGTGATCACGGACGTTGTCCACCGGCGGCAGACCGAGACGCGCCCGGTGGCCGTTGAGCGGCTCGGCGAACTGCGCGTTCACCTGGCGGGCGTCCAGCTCCCACAGCGTCGGATTGTCGTCCGCCTCCGGCTCCGGCCAGCCCGGCCGCGGTGGCGGCGCGTGGTGGGGCGACGGCAGGTTGACCGCCGAATAGCTCGTGTACACGTAGCGGACGCCCGCGGCCTCGGCCACGGACCGCGCGGCGATCTGCGCCAGGCCCGCCGCCACCAGCGCGTCACATCCGTCGAGCGCCGCCGGGAAGATCTCGAACTGCGCGTCGAGCATCTCGGACCGGTACCGGGACAGATCCGCCGCCGACGGCAGCGTCGACCCGCTCATCAGCGCCCGCACCGGTGGCCCGACAGGCACCAGTCGCACCCCGAGACCCGCAAGCCGCTCCGCGAACTCCTCGTCGGGCGGGGCGCACATCCGCACCTCCACACCGCGCTCCCGCAGCCGCACCGCGAGTGCCACCAGCGGTTCGACATCGCCCCGCGTCCCGTACGTGGACAACAGCACCCGCATTCCGCGTCCTCTTTCGCTCGGTCTACCCGTACGTTTCGGCCCGTGCCAGCCCGGGCTTCGAGCAGTCCTCGTCGACGGCGCGGAGTCGGCGGCAGCGGGTGCGCGGCAGCAGTGTACGTCGCGTGATCGTCAACGCGGCAGTAGTCCTCGAACACCGGGACGCTGGTACCCGCGACGCCTCACCCTCGCCCGGGTGCACACGCAAGTCGGCCCCGTCGTAGCGGACTTGGAGGCGTTCAACACTGACCGAGTGACGGTTCAGGAGCGCCGCACGGTGGTCGGTCCACTACCTCCCGGCGCGTCTCGCCCCTCTCCCGTGGCCCAACTGGGCTGTTTCCACGCCGACTTCTTCCTTCGTCCTTCGTCGGCAACGGCGAATACCCACCGGGCACCTTGGGGACACTCTCGTCGATCAACGTTCGCTCCCTCTCATATGGAGCCGTCGTCGGTGACACAGTCTGAGAGCCACTCCATGCATAGTTCGTCCGTGCCCGTTCCTGACGTTTCGATCATCTTGCCCTGCGCCGGGTTCGCGACGCGTTTCGGGGCGCCCTACTCGAAGGAGCTGCACTGTCTGGCTCCCGGGGTCACTGTGCTGGACCGCAGCCTGGAGACCGTTGTCGAGCTGGCCAAGAGCGGACTCAACGTGCGCCTGGTCGTCGTGTTCGGAGCTCACAAGCTGGACACGGTGAGTTATCTCGCGCGGTACGCGGAGACCTTTCAGCTGGTCTTCGTCTACCAGGACCATTCGCTCGAACCGGATCTTGACGGCGCGATCCGGTCCGCCCTGCCGATGACGCGGGGGCCGGTGGCCCTCGTCCTGCCCGACATCGTTGTCTCCGGCGCGGGCAGTACCGGCAGTCTCCTCGCCGCACTGCGACAGACAGAGGTCGCGGGGTGGAGCGTGGTGGCCGCCGAGGAGCGGAACCCCGACACCCTCCGGCAGATGGGCGCGCTGGCCGTGGTCGAGAGGGACGGCAACATGACGGTCCGGGCAGCCACCGACAAGCCGTCGGATCCCTCGGGCTACAACGCGTTCTGGGGCATGGTGGCAGTCGCCGAGGAGGAGGCACACCGGCTGCCCGACGTGGCGAGCAAAGGGGCGGACAGTCCACTGGCCGGTGCGGTCGCCCTGATCGTGGAGCGAATCGTCAACTACAACACCACCATGGGCTGACTCCCGGGGCACCCACGAACCCGGGATACGCACGAGCTTGCGCGCGGGCGGCGCTGCGCACGCTCGCCGAGATCAAAGAACACCGAGATCAAAGAACGTCGCCCGCGCGGCCGTAGAAGCGATCCGTGCTCAGGGCCGACGCGGCCGGTTCTCCGAGCGGTGGACCGGCTTGGGCTCGATCGACGAGGGGGACGACCGTTTCCTCATCGGCGAGGTGAATCAGGAGGCACTGTTCGGCCGGGTGGCCGCCGTCGTGCGTCACTGCGGCGCGGGCACTGCGACAACCGCCTTTGGCCGACCCGCACCGGATGGCGGACCACCCGTAAAGAGCCGACCGGGCGGCCGAGTTGGGCATCGGCGGTGCAGAAGCGTGCCCGCCTCCGGCCTTCGCGTCCTTGTCGGCCTCGCACGCAACGGCCCCGGCCCCCGAGACCCGCGCGCGCCAGGCAGGTCGACGGCCGCCGCAACCAGCACCGGGGGACGTCGATGCCGCTCGACTCGATCGGCCGGCAGAATCCGCCGCCCTCGGCGCGAACGGCACGGGTTCGTCGAGTCAGGCAGCAGGCCGTACCGCCACCCCGGTGGCTTCAGCGCCGACAGGCCCGCGAGGAGCAGTCACACCCTCGGGCGGACCAGCCTGACCAACCCCTCCACCGCGCTCGGTCATCACCAGGGTTCTTTGCCACGGCCACAGCGATCTGTCACGCCCTGGCGTCGTCCCGGCCCTCCGCCCGGATGAGCCGGTCGTCCGGGATCACCGCGACCCCCAGGATCTCGATCATCGCCTCCGGCTGCCACAGCGCGGTCGTGCCGATCCCGGCCATCGCCGGATAGACCGGCCCCGCGAGCTCGCGCCAGACCTTCCCGATCTCCTTGCCGTGCGCCTGGTAGTCGGGGATGTCGGTGAGGTAGATGGTCAGGCTCACCAGATCCTCGGGGACACCGCCGGCCGCCCGCAGCGTGGTGAGCACGTTGCCGAACGCCTGCCGGAACTGCTCGACGATGCCCCCGGGGACGATCCGCATGTCCGCGTCCAGGGCCGTCTGTCCGCCCAGGTAGAGCGTGTTGCCACTCAGCGTGCCGTGCGAGTAGCCGCTCGGTGCGGGGAGTGAGGGCGGGTTCACCGGGATCGGAGTCATTGAGGGGTTCCTCCTCGGGCGGATCGGACTGGGCGACGCAAGCAGCGTAACTCATCTATTGACTGTTTTCGACGGTCGTGAAAATCTCGCTATAACGCACCCCGGACATCCCGACCGCCCCGGTCGCTCCGGCCGCCGCCACCGCCCCGAGGGAGAACGCCCATGAAGCTCGCCACCGTGACCCACGGAGGCCGCACCACGGCCGCCGTGCTCGACGGCGACCGCTGGCGGGCGCTGCCGGCCGACGACCTCTCCGCACTGCTGGCGACCACGGCGACCGACCGCATCGCAGGTCTCGCCGGGGCCGAACTCCCCGGCGCCACCCCCGTGTTGCCGCTGCCCTCGCCCCGCAAGGTGATCTGCTGCGGCCTCAACTACGCCGACCACATCACCGAAATGGGCCGCGAGCTTCCCGCCCACCCCACGCTCTTCGCCAAGTACGCCGACACGCTCACCGGCCCCGAGGACGACCTGGCCCTGCCGCCCGGCCTCGACGTGGACTGGGAGGCGGAACTCGCGGTCGTGGTCGGTGCCCGGATCCGGAACGCGGACCGGAACACATCCGAACGGGCCATCGCCGGATACACGATCGCCAACGACATCAGCGTCCGGGACTGGCAGAAGCGCACGCTGCAGTGGTTCCAGGGCAAGGCATGGGACCGTACGACCCCCCTCGGCCCGGTGGTCGTCACGCCCGACGAGCTCGACCCGGTCGCGGGCGTCGAGGTGATCTGCCGGGTCGACGGCGTCGAGCGGCAGCACGGAAACACGAGCACGCTGGTCTTCGACGCCGCCGACCTGCTCGCCTACGTCTCCACCTTCACGGTCCTGCGCCCCGGCGACATCGTGCTCACCGGCACCCCCGGCGGCGTGGGCTCGGGCATGAAGCCACCGGTCTTCCTCGCCGACGGCGATCTCGTCGAGACCGAGATCCCCGGTATCGGCACCCTGCGCAACCGCTTCCGTCTCACCGACTCCAGGAGCTGATCATGGAACCCGATTTCTCCAAGTACGTCCTAGAGGGCGACAACTCGTCGTACGCCAACGAGTCCGGCCTGGTCGTCCCGGTCGTGACGCGCGGTGGTCTGGAGGTCGGCGCGACCGGCCAGTCCGCCGGGGCGACCCGGATCTCCGGCGTCTCCGTGCAGCACACGCCGGCCACCAAGCTGTGGTTCGGGAAAGTGAGCAACGAGTCGGGCTACCGCTCGGTGCCCCACCACCACGGCGAGGCGGAGACCGGCGGCTACGTCATCTCCGGCCGGGCCCGGATCTACTTCGGCGAGCGCTTCGAGGACTACCTCGACCTGTCGGAGGGCGACTGGGTCTTCGTCCCGCCGTTCATGCCGCACGTCGAGTGCAACCTCGACCGCAACAACCCGCTGACCTGGATGACGACCCGCACCCCGGAGAACATCGTGGTCAACCTGGACGAGGTGGCGGACGCCGACCTGCGCGACTGGCTGGACCGGCCGTGAACGACACCCAAAGCGCCAACGCCGACTCCCGGAGCACCGGCGCCGACCTCCGCTCCGTCCCGACCTCGGCGGCCTTCACCGCGGCGATCGCCCTCACCCCCGTCGAGCCCGAGCACTTCGACCTCGCCTTCACCGCGACCACCCAGCCCTGCCCCTGGCCTAAGGCCTACGGCGGTGACATGGTCGCGCAGGCCACGGCCGCCGCGATGCGCTCGGTCGAGGGCAAGACGCTCCACTCGATGCACTCCTACTTCCTGCGGCCGGTCGACATCGGCGCCGAAGTCCGTTACGAGGTCGAGCTGTTGCGCGACGGGCGCGGCTACGCCACCCGGCAGGTCCGCGGTTTCCAGAACGGCAAACCCGTCTACACCTGCCTCGCCAACTTCGCCGCGGGCGAGCCCGGCGCGACCTTCGCCGCCGAGCCCCCGGCCGGCGTACCGGATCCCACCGAACTCCCCAGCTCCGCCTCGTACTTGCGCGACACCACCGCCCCCCGGGGCACGATGACCGACACCTCCGAGGAGTACTGGAGCGGCGGCCGCAGCTTCGACA
This window of the Streptomyces sp. N50 genome carries:
- a CDS encoding amino acid adenylation domain-containing protein encodes the protein MHNTPHPVPTPRASTGTATGGTESAPRVRPASFAQRRLWFLAQLPGANAAYNETIAFSLTGPLNLDLLSRAFDELTDRHETLRTRLVATEGEVHQHIDPPGGGFALTFEDLTGADDPEACVADRQLDEEQRPFDLDTGPLGRGRLLALGPDRHVLLLTFHHSIYDGVSMNVMMDELGKLYEAFAAGAPNPLPPLTVQFADHTQTREQAVLDGGLAAQEDYWRRALHDAPPVLDLPTDRPRPTEQQYGGGRAEFSLDAEVTAGLRGLARQHGATPFVAVLAGWAILLSRLSGQEDIVVGSPFANRRGPGAAGLIGFLVNSLPLRIDLSGSPTVSEALARTRAVVREALAHQNLPFERIVELVNPPRSASRTPLFQTMLAWVPERRDLLHLPGVDAQPLPIAHAPAKFDLAVSATESDGRITGYLDYATALLDHTTAERWAGHLRNLLTDMVRHPERDVRSLELMAPQERLRELLDGDATRSETFGPAPHAASGLVELFETQVREHPARTAVVDRDSSLDYAALDRRANHLAHALVARSVRPGDVVGLHAKRSRDLAVGILGILKAGAAYLPLDPGQPAERLANMVEDAACPLVLSDHDSERAPEWLDLSAVEAEGATRHEPPAGIDPAPDRLAYVIFTSGSTGRPKGVAVEHRSVLNLFATWHARMGTAPGEVGSAWSSTGFDASIHELLLPLTTGGELHIVPEELRGDPEELLAWMREHAVTQAFLPPAYVKWIDEDPAVRLRGLQLHTLLTGVESLTEAALHRMTQHLPGLRICFGYGPTEATLYSTAYYDPRPLDRPCPIGRPLPGTRMYILDGRMEPVPPGVVGEVYLGGASLARGYLGRPDLTKERFLPDPFEPGERIYRTGDLARRLPDGQAHYMGRADDQVKLRGFRIEPAEVEAALMALPGVREAAVLVDHDATGQPRLLAGVGRGTAPARTTHDWRTALARRLPDYMIPAVFLDLDTLPINRSGKLDRPQLLRLARESTSTQVNTASPRDHIEHGLYRIWQRILLHPDIGVSDNFFEIGGTSLSAIKMAHAVTETFGRRLPVGEVMTRPTIESLAALLREDGTGRAPGSLIEFRPGTGPRVVCVHPAGGTAFCYLPLATLLPDSVGLYGIQSPGVNPDEDLLPSVEAMAAEYLRLIRPDDASPLVLTGLSYGGLVAHEMGRLLARAGHRAVSVVLLDTQATDDASARAEIGAVDAAEFRDKLVRFNGMYPGIDDAQVDRYFHLYNHNRLTAREHLPAASPARVVLAQAVPDGDDTPFHAEVRAFWRRRAEGDYRVETMECDHWEILEGVGAAQVGTLLAAELAHHGAQLALPIREA
- a CDS encoding signal peptidase I; protein product: MEDSVYVGNAGKDAVLDRGWLLGHFKEEGSPLHSDAVEVKWGVHPRGEQRAQWVKGEVRAAVLVLISGRFRMEFPGRSVLLEEQGDYVVWGRGVDHSWTAEDESVVLTVRWPSVPGYAVPQDEERTSSSDGT
- a CDS encoding glycosyltransferase, which codes for MRVLLSTYGTRGDVEPLVALAVRLRERGVEVRMCAPPDEEFAERLAGLGVRLVPVGPPVRALMSGSTLPSAADLSRYRSEMLDAQFEIFPAALDGCDALVAAGLAQIAARSVAEAAGVRYVYTSYSAVNLPSPHHAPPPRPGWPEPEADDNPTLWELDARQVNAQFAEPLNGHRARLGLPPVDNVRDHVFTDRPWLAADPVLGPWRKTPGLDVVQTGAWTLPDERPLPADLLTFLDAGAPPVYVGFGSVRPSPDIARRAVEAVRAQDHRVLVSRGWADLDLGDDRDDCLAIGEVSHQSLFGRVAAVVHHGGAGTTLTAARAGVPQVVVPLQLADNPYWAGQVAALDLGAALDSPAPTTESLNVAFKTALAPETRARAKALGSRIRTDGAAVAADLLLDAIR
- a CDS encoding RidA family protein, with translation MTPIPVNPPSLPAPSGYSHGTLSGNTLYLGGQTALDADMRIVPGGIVEQFRQAFGNVLTTLRAAGGVPEDLVSLTIYLTDIPDYQAHGKEIGKVWRELAGPVYPAMAGIGTTALWQPEAMIEILGVAVIPDDRLIRAEGRDDARA
- a CDS encoding fumarylacetoacetate hydrolase family protein, giving the protein MKLATVTHGGRTTAAVLDGDRWRALPADDLSALLATTATDRIAGLAGAELPGATPVLPLPSPRKVICCGLNYADHITEMGRELPAHPTLFAKYADTLTGPEDDLALPPGLDVDWEAELAVVVGARIRNADRNTSERAIAGYTIANDISVRDWQKRTLQWFQGKAWDRTTPLGPVVVTPDELDPVAGVEVICRVDGVERQHGNTSTLVFDAADLLAYVSTFTVLRPGDIVLTGTPGGVGSGMKPPVFLADGDLVETEIPGIGTLRNRFRLTDSRS
- a CDS encoding cupin domain-containing protein, with amino-acid sequence MEPDFSKYVLEGDNSSYANESGLVVPVVTRGGLEVGATGQSAGATRISGVSVQHTPATKLWFGKVSNESGYRSVPHHHGEAETGGYVISGRARIYFGERFEDYLDLSEGDWVFVPPFMPHVECNLDRNNPLTWMTTRTPENIVVNLDEVADADLRDWLDRP
- a CDS encoding acyl-CoA thioesterase, with the protein product MNDTQSANADSRSTGADLRSVPTSAAFTAAIALTPVEPEHFDLAFTATTQPCPWPKAYGGDMVAQATAAAMRSVEGKTLHSMHSYFLRPVDIGAEVRYEVELLRDGRGYATRQVRGFQNGKPVYTCLANFAAGEPGATFAAEPPAGVPDPTELPSSASYLRDTTAPRGTMTDTSEEYWSGGRSFDMRHVPGPVYLTVEGERVPQQAVWVRPFDALRPVAGLTAEQRDLAALAYVCDYTILEPVLRVLDLPWALPGLITASLDHAMWFHRPAPMDGWLLYAQEAVAADAGRGLAVGRFFTPTGTHLATVVQEGLIRSS